A stretch of the Candidatus Margulisiibacteriota bacterium genome encodes the following:
- the prfB gene encoding peptide chain release factor 2, which produces MLHEELKEQLAGLKLKCQELEKVLVIDEKRKTLGEIETKSADPDLWSDQERARKLMQEKSLLEKEVKQWEALRDRIDEQLLLLEMASAEELGELSQEIKKLQSLAAELETATLFTGEYDQNNAILSINAGAGGTDAQDWGQILLRMYTRWCESKSFSVEMPDLSYGEEAGIKSATLMISGPYAYGYLKNEAGVHRLVRISPFSSEGKRHTSFVAVEVTPELTEDIKIEINPNDLRVDTYRASGPGGQNVNKVSSAIRITHLPTGIVTQSQSDRSQHANRDTALRLLKAKLHEMMVRQRKEKIEELAGEKRKIEWGSQIRSYVFQPYTLVKDNRTGVEVGDVQGVVDGDIDPFIEAALRAKI; this is translated from the coding sequence ATGCTGCATGAAGAGCTAAAAGAACAATTAGCCGGTTTAAAACTAAAATGCCAGGAGCTAGAGAAGGTCCTGGTAATTGACGAGAAGAGGAAAACCCTTGGCGAGATCGAGACCAAAAGCGCCGATCCTGATCTTTGGTCCGACCAGGAGAGGGCCAGGAAATTAATGCAGGAGAAAAGCCTTTTGGAAAAAGAGGTCAAACAATGGGAAGCCTTGCGCGACCGAATTGACGAACAACTCCTCCTGCTGGAAATGGCGAGCGCGGAGGAACTGGGCGAGCTTTCGCAGGAAATCAAAAAACTGCAAAGCCTGGCGGCCGAACTTGAGACCGCGACCCTGTTTACCGGAGAGTATGACCAAAACAACGCTATTCTTTCCATAAACGCCGGCGCCGGCGGGACTGACGCGCAGGATTGGGGCCAGATCCTGCTGCGGATGTACACCCGCTGGTGCGAGAGTAAAAGTTTTTCTGTCGAGATGCCCGATCTTTCATATGGCGAAGAAGCCGGGATAAAAAGCGCGACCCTGATGATCTCCGGGCCATACGCCTACGGTTATCTGAAAAATGAAGCAGGGGTCCATCGTTTGGTCAGGATCTCCCCGTTTTCTTCCGAAGGGAAACGCCACACCTCTTTTGTCGCGGTTGAGGTGACCCCGGAACTGACCGAAGACATCAAGATCGAGATCAACCCCAACGACCTGCGGGTCGACACCTACCGCGCCTCCGGTCCCGGGGGGCAGAATGTCAACAAGGTCAGCTCCGCGATCCGCATTACCCACCTGCCGACCGGGATCGTGACTCAGAGCCAGTCTGACCGCTCCCAGCATGCCAACCGCGACACGGCGCTCCGCCTGCTTAAAGCGAAGCTTCACGAAATGATGGTCAGGCAGAGGAAAGAAAAGATCGAAGAATTGGCCGGCGAAAAACGGAAGATCGAATGGGGGAGCCAGATCCGCTCTTACGTTTTTCAGCCTTATACCCTGGTCAAGGATAATCGGACCGGTGTCGAAGTGGGGGATGTGCAGGGAGTTGTAGACGGCGATATTGATCCGTTCATTGAAGCGGCGCTGAGAGCTAAAATATAG